The following proteins are co-located in the Synchiropus splendidus isolate RoL2022-P1 chromosome 14, RoL_Sspl_1.0, whole genome shotgun sequence genome:
- the LOC128770992 gene encoding kelch-like protein 10 codes for MTADREATDSGEKHTGKSDFNAVIKVGDVEFQVHKDVLGNCSEFFRALFKNWSVPDQREFTISVVSSDVMKVIIDFMCDGCVSVTEENLLDVVLAADFFNIAEMIDRCNSFLEKHLSLGNCISVWKGTRFLHPVPPICRKAFTYVTTHFEELVSSKEFFQLTAEELTLVLERDELNVREENNVFEAILRWVDQNSEEQKPQLAKLLSKVRLALLPLDYISSTVITNDLVSSDPDSLVMVKDATQTIRVIKTFRPKVLAFRNLLGRPRLSTITLLACGMLMGSSLYYIVSYDIRVDSWITVTSSLPTQCERFAVVFLEGFLYCIGGYTKLAVTNKVYRFDLSTQTWRQMPDMNDRRDNPAVTVLAGQIYAIGGSCRRHPLKSAERYRPKEQQWRLIAPMNECRSYTSCASYRNMIYVCGGFNGRLPLQSAECYCPDQDQWTTIASMMSRRAGLGVIAHADRIYAVGGANGRKVLSTVEAYNPKTQSWKAASPMLSPRKSFGIAAVEDCIYAVGGFNGRSFIRAVEYYSPDKDAWSVARNIKNISGTCGCCAVQGLSNMGDYMFPRDCLPSLPSQYHMSRQIQPYKSVVY; via the exons ATGACGGCCGACCGAGAAGCCACAGATTCAGGtgaaaaacacacaggaaaGTCAGATTTTAACGCTGTAATCAAAGTGGGGGATGTTGAATTTCAAGTTCATAAAGATGTGCTTGGGAACTGCAGCGAGTTTTTCCG TGCTCTGTTCAAGAACTGGTCCGTCCCTGACCAGAGGGAGTTCACCATCTCTGTGGTGTCGTCTGACGTCATGAAGGTCATCATCGACTTCATGTGCGAcggctgtgtgtctgtgaccGAGGAAAACTTGCTGGACGTCGTACTCGCCGCAGACTTCTTCAACATTGCCGAGATGATCGACAGGTGCAACAGCTTCCTCGAGAAGCATCTGTCTCTGGGGAACTGCATCTCCGTTTGGAAAGGAACAAGGTTCTTACACCCAGTGCCTCCGATCTGCCGAAAAGCCTTCACCTACGTCACTACTCACTTTGAGGAACTGGTGTCCTCGAAGGAGTTCTTCCAGCTCACGGCAGAGGAGCTGACCCTAGTTCTGGAAAGAGACGAGCTCAATGTACGAGAGGAGAACAATGTTTTCGAGGCCATTCTTCGCTGGGTGGATCAAAATTCTGAAGAGCAGAAACCTCAGCTGGCGAAGCTCCTGTCAAAA GTTCGTCTGGCTCTGCTGCCACTGGACTACATCAGCAGCACTGTGATCACCAATGACTTGGTGTCCAGCGACCCGGACTCCTTAGTCATGGTCAAAGATGCCACTCAGACCATCAGGGTCATCAAAACATTCCGGCCCAAAGTGCTAGCCTTCCGAAACCTTCTGGGCCGCCCTCGCCTCTCCACCATCACCTTGTTGGCCTGTGGAATGTTGATGGGCAGCTCGCTCTACTACATCGTGTCGTACGACATCCGCGTGGACAGCTGGATCACCGTGACCAGCAGTCTCCCGACGCAGTGCGAGCGCTTTGCCGTCGTCTTCCTCGAAGGCTTCCTCTACTGCATCGGAGGCTACACCAAGTTAGCGGTGACAAACAAAGTCTACAGGTTTGACCTGAGCACGCAAACTTGGCGACAGATGCCGGACATGAACGACCGGCGCGATAACCCCGCCGTGACGGTGCTGGCTGGACAGATCTACGCCATCGGGGGCTCGTGTCGCCGCCACCCCCTCAAAAGCGCTGAGCGGTACAGACCcaaggagcagcagtggaggctCATCGCGCCAATGAACGAGTGCCGGAGTTACACCAGCTGCGCCTCCTACAGGAACATG ATCTACGTCTGTGGTGGATTTAACGGGAGGCTACCCCTTCAGTCAGCGGAGTGTTACTGTCCCGACCAAGATCAGTGGACTACGATCGCGTCGATGATGAGCCGTCGAGCCGGGCTAGGAGTGATCGCTCACGCCGATCGAATTTACGCG GTCGGTGGTGCGAACGGGCGCAAAGTTCTGAGCACGGTCGAGGCCTACAACCCCAAAACTCAGTCGTGGAAAGCCGCGTCCCCCATGCTGTCGCCGCGGAAAAGCTTTGGTATCGCGGCCGTCGAGGACTGCATCTACGCAGTGGGGGGGTTTAATGGCCGCTCCTTCATCAGAGCCGTCGAGTACTACAGCCCCGACAAGGACGCCTGGTCTGTGGCCCGCAACATCAAGAACATCAGCGGCACGTGTGGCTGCTGCGCTGTGCAAGGACTGTCCAACATGGGGGACTACATGTTCCCCCGGGACTGTCTGCCCTCGCTTCCCTCGCAGTACCACATGAGCAGACAGATACAACCCTACAAGAGTGTCGTCTATTAA
- the si:ch211-59o9.10 gene encoding E3 ubiquitin-protein ligase RNF6 has product MELLDSSDSSGPDSPGVLNSGFVLEAAELSTCVPETPSPQIRRHRCRGRHSSLLSSVVRRASQASSDLRRSKRRRLLVGSAPNTNDSWMETLSPSSSSDSSSESSSSSSASSSSSSSSSSSSSSTTSTMSAPEVEDIPPSHAASLSFLTDEERRWINGDAEAELIVIADDDEEEEEEEEEEQLRLAREQEEMEMCFAQDEVRLAQEEEDAAFARSLQAQFDLEEETSTRPPSHPRHRHLPHHRHHHHHHHHLSHHMFSQPDWMPRLLAGLSPLLDHNEHAGRSSRRGRGRPRRLPSFSDSEEGNDYEALLEWESNQGSVITKKLTRSQIQMFPTKVFQSAGAGATQCHICFCDYTAGEQLRMLPCFHDYHVPCIDRWLKENITCPICRVDLTQHQEL; this is encoded by the exons ATGGAGCTGTTGGACAGTTCAGACTCCTCTGGTCCTGACAGCCCCGGGGTTCTGAACAGTGGCTTTGTGCTGGAGGCTGCGGAGTTGTCCACCTGTGTCCCAGAGACCCCCAG TCCTCAGATCCGGAGGCACCGGTGTCGAGGGCGCCAttcgtctctcctcagttct GTGGTGCGCAGGGCTTCGCAGGCTTCATCTGATTTACGTCGATCCAAACGGAGAAGGCTGCTGGTTGGATCTGCGCCAAACACCAACGACTCTTGGATGGAGACTCTCTCCCCGTCTTCATCATCAGACTCATCGTCTgaatcatcctcatcttcctcagcttcgtcatcgtcatcatcatcatcttcgtcatcttcctcctcaacaACGTCTACCATGTCGGCGCCAGAGGTGGAGGACATACCTCCCAGTCACGCGGCGTCTTTGTCCTTCCTAACAGATGAAGAAAGGCGCTGGATTAACGGAGATGCTG AGGCAGAGCTCATCGTCattgctgatgatgatgaggaggaggaggaggaggaggaggaggagcagcttcGTCTGGCTCGGGAGCAAGAGGAGATGGAAATGTGTTTCGCTCAGGACGAAGTGCGTCTGgcgcaggaggaagaggacgctgCCTTTGCTCGAAGTCTTCAG GCTCAGTTTGACCTTGAGGAGGAGACCAGTACCAGACCACCGTCTCATCCGCGCCATCGCCACCTTCCCCATCatcgtcaccaccaccaccaccaccatcacctgaGCCACCACATG TTCTCACAGCCGGACTGGATGCCCCGCCTCCTCGCCGGCCTCTCACCGCTGCTAGATCACAACG AACATGCTGGGCGGTCGAGTCGACGTGGGCGCGGCAGACCCAGAAGGCTTCCCAGCTTTTCAGACAGCGAGGAGGGGAACGACTACGAG GCTCTGCTGGAGTGGGAGAGCAATCAGGGCTCTGTGATCACCAAAAAACTGACTCGCAGCCAGATCCAGATGTTTCCCACCAAAGTCTTCCAGAGTGCCGGGGCCGGGGCCACACA GTGTCACATCTGCTTCTGCGACTACACGGCCGGGGAGCAGCTGCGGATGCTGCCCTGTTTCCACGACTACCACGTCCCCTGCATCGACCGCTGGCTCAAG GAAAACATCACCTGCCCCATCTGTAGGGTGGACCTGACCCAACACCAGGAACTGTGA
- the zgc:171459 gene encoding uncharacterized protein zgc:171459, whose translation MDQALNLSYLHENPYKMTEEDVKRLIEFRASNEVLFTGRRNSAKIAWSTILKGLGLEGKLTSDQIAKKWDNLRTKYKDLKQAKAGGAGLESWPWYHIMDDALQGRLFNSDLVLNPESMSDYRGCSQNPDSTDILEFLIKTEMEDSAALEGGEAEPAEGVVPVGWRRTTEWSYKMSEAETEAMIKLRAANEALFTGKKHSAKPAWRAILHELGLQGKVTTEQLAKKWDNLKRRYKEVKCPAPGVESSPSSWSWFYRMHDAMEGRLAAAAPVLSPIVEDGDEDYDSLSPTPKKRTRRGRKGMSEFLTESEMDLLVDGQDRHGTPALAGFHRPSELTYKLTEEDTRRLIELRAANESLFTGRRNSAKPAWRGIVKELGLTGKISPDQVAKKWDNLKTKYKDLKFPPRGMEGQTHPASWPWFELMNSALEGRLAGKAPRVTPIWTTEEETMSPPADTLTESSSVSELEDIVRGDQPEADGSVTFIDASGEECTSPSELSYKMTDQDTRRMIRLRAANESLFTGRRNAAKAAWKAILKELGLVGKVSTYQMAKKWDNLKRRYKDLKYPPIGMENTADSAAAWPWFHLMNEAMEGRLAGAARLLTPVTQDDEDHLENIPKLLSSLAPTAFGRESTGDDVSAPCDRTLGDLERGWAELEKERAELNKERAAIQAERLWLEQERADLDRDRTNLNQQRAQLTRDRAFLEQQRAASQKDQCLPEHELGELRTPQVVDPHSIMLSPVGHPEHLLNNGLI comes from the exons ATGGATCAGGCCCTCAACCTCTCCTACCTCCATGAAAACCCTTACAAAA TGACAGAGGAGGACGTGAAGAGGTTAATCGAGTTTCGGGCATCCAATGAGGTCCTGTTCACTGGGAGGAGGAATTCAGCCAAGATCGCCTGGAG CACCATCCTGAAAGGACTGGGTCTAGAAGGAAAGCTGACCTCGGATCAGATCGCCAAGAAGTGGGACAACCTTCGCACCAAGTACAAG GACCTGAAGCAGGCCAAGGCGGGGGGTGCTGGACTTGAGTCCTGGCCCTGGTATCACATCATGGACGACGCCTTGCAAGGGCGCCTCTTCAACAGCGACCTGGTTCTGAACCCGGAGAGCATGTCGGATTACCGCGGCTGCAGCCAGAACCCTGACAGCACGGACATCCTGGAGTTCCTCATCAAAACGGAGATGGAGGACTCTGCTGCGCTGGAGGGTGGCGAGGCCGAGCCGGCAGAGGGGGTGGTCCCGGTGGGTTGGAGAAGGACGACGGAGTGGTCTTATAAAA TGTCAGAGGCTGAGACGGAGGCCATGATCAAGCTCCGGGCAGCCAATGAGGCGCTCTTCACTGGCAAGAAGCATTCGGCCAAACCAGCCTGGAG GGCGATCCTCCATGAACTGGGTCTGCAGGGTAAAGTGACCACAGAGCAGCTGGCCAAGAAGTGGGACAACCTGAAGAGGCGCTACAAG GAGGTCAAGTGTCCCGCTCCGGGCGTGGAGTCCAGCCCCAGCTCCTGGTCCTGGTTTTACAGGATGCATGATGCCATGGAGGGCCGCCTGGCCGCCGCCGCGCCCGTCCTCTCTCCTATCGTGGAGGATGGCGACGAAGATTACGATTCACTTTCACCGACGCCCAAGAAACGGACTCGCCGCGGCCGGAAAGGGATGTCGGAGTTTCTGACCGAGTCAGAAATGGACCTGCTTGTGGACGGCCAGGACAGACACGGAACCCCAGCTTTGGCAGGCTTTCACCGGCCGTCTGAGCTCACCTACAAAC TGACGGAGGAGGACACGAGGCGACTGATCGAGTTACGGGCTGCCAACGAGTCTCTTTTCACCGGGAGGAGGAACTCGGCCAAACCGGCGTGGAG GGGAATCGTGAAGGAACTCGGCCTGACAGGAAAGATTTCTCCTGACCAAGTGGCGAAGAAGTGGGACAACCTCAAGACCAAATATaag GACCTCAAGTTTCCTCCCCGTGGGATGGAGGGTCAAACTCACCCAGCATCCTGGCCGTGGTTCGAACTGATGAATAGCGCCTTGGAGGGGCGACTGGCCGGCAAAGCCCCGCGAGTCACGCCCATTTGGaccacagaggaggagacgatgtcgccccctgctgacaCGCTGACCGAGAGCAGCAGCGTGTCCGAGCTGGAGGACATTGTCCGGGGAGATCAGCCTGAGGCGGATGGAAGCGTGACGTTTATCGACGCCAGCGGCGAAGAGTGCACGTCACCGTCGGAGCTGTCGTACAAAA TGACCGACCAGGACACTCGCAGGATGATCAGACTGAGAGCAGCCAACGAGTCTTTGTTCACAGGAAGAAGGAATGCAGCCAAGGCCGCGTGGAA GGCCATCCTGAAGGAGCTTGGCCTGGTCGGAAAGGTCTCCACGTACCAAATGGCGAAGAAGTGGGACAACCTGAAGAGGCGATACAAG GACCTCAAGTACCCGCCGATTGGGATGGAGAACACGGCGGACAGCGCTGCGGCCTGGCCTTGGTTTCACCTCATGAATGAAGCGATGGAGGGGCGACTGGCCGGCGCCGCCCGACTCCTGACCCCTGTCACCCAAGATGACGAAGATCACCTGGAAAACATCCCGAAACTGCTGTCGAGTCTCGCTCCTACAGCATTTGGAAGAGAGTCGACGGGCGATGACGTCAGCGCGCCGTGTGATAGGACACTGGGGGACCTGGAGAGGGGGTGGgcggagctggagaaggagagggCGGAGCTCAACAAGGAGCGGGCGGCGATTCAGGCGGAGCGACTGTGGCTGGAGCAGGAGCGGGCCGACCTGGACCGGGACAGAACCAATTTgaaccagcagagggcgcagcTCACCAGAGACAGAGCCTTCCTTGAACAGCAGAGGGCAGCGTCACAGAAGGATCAATGCCTTCCGGAGCATGAACTGGGTGAACTGAGGACTCCGCAGGTTGTCGACCCACACTCCATCATGCTCAGCCCTGTTGGGCACCCAGAACACCTCCTGAACAACGGCCTGATCTGA